In one window of Episyrphus balteatus chromosome 3, idEpiBalt1.1, whole genome shotgun sequence DNA:
- the LOC129915283 gene encoding uncharacterized protein LOC129915283 — protein MNFIQFFIAILIAMDVHLNQALFLSNLTVPRIIDSGQKAKLFCSYEMGNRTLNSVKWYKDGQEFFRYSPLTPPTTNRFPVQGVTIADGSYVCNQFICNVELEKLNLFSSGAYRCEVSGDAPEFKLIDKTANMSVGVLPKFDPYISGITHPYKYGDFLVANCSSEWSSPQATLTWYINNKTAPAVTLAPHQHEITRNAEGFILYSSNLQIRIHIADPRFISNTETLELKCVAGIMGIPSLTRETVIRATILALKDAGLNQRLVENHSGHVQPMLSLIVTFLIIFYGMFSFNERTFLDAACR, from the exons ATGTTCACCTGAATCAGGCGCTATTTCTATCGAATTTAACCGTCCCACGAATTATAGACTCTGGACAAAAAGCCAAATTATTCTGCAGCTATGAAATGGGTAATCGGACGTTGAATTCCGTCAAATGGTACAAGGATGGTCAGGAATTTTTTAG atactCACCCTTAACGCCACCCACAACAAATAGATTCCCTGTTCAGGGTGTAACGATAGCAGATGGATCTTATGTTTGCAATCAATTTATCTGCAACGTCGAACTGGAAAAACTCAATTTATTTTCATCGGGTGCATATCGATGTGAGGTATCGGGGGATGCACCTGAATTTAAGCTCATTGATAAAACCGCAAACATGTCAGTTGGAG ttctaCCGAAATTTGACCCGTACATCAGTGGAATCACACATCCATACAAGTATGGTGATTTTTTGGTGGCCAACTGCAGTTCGGAATGGTCAAGTCCCCAGGCGACACTAACGTGGTACATCAATAACAAAACG GCACCGGCCGTCACATTGGCACCACACCAACACGAAATAACAAGAAATGCCGAAGGATTTATACTCTACTCGAGCAATTTACAGATTCGCATCCATATAGCTGATCCACGTTTCATTTCGAATACGGAGACGTTGGAGTTGAAATGTGTAGCCGGAATAATGGGCATTCCGTCACTAACACGTGAAACTGTTATTCGAGCCACAATCCTAGCGCTTAAGGACGCCGGCCTCAATCAGAGATTGGTGGAAAATCACTCAG GTCATGTGCAGCCGATGCTGAGTCTCATTGTCACGTTCTTAATTATATTCTACGGTATGTTCTCATTTAATGAAAGAACTTTCCTGGATGCAGCCTGCAGATAG